A section of the Primulina eburnea isolate SZY01 chromosome 1, ASM2296580v1, whole genome shotgun sequence genome encodes:
- the LOC140810852 gene encoding uncharacterized protein, translating into MLEKKMRYLALQFTLVLVFLISICYAGASEEHMMPSGTTETPNGGSGSAHGPNWDYSWGWGSSPTSGWGYGSGSGKSPDGFGKGSGYGFGYGTGTGTGTGYGYGSGGAREGGHGSGGGSGGNGGGAGGGSGGPDDHSASFSDGKNKHG; encoded by the coding sequence ATGCTTGAGAAAAAAATGAGATATTTGGCTCTCCAATTCACTCTTGttcttgttttcttgatttcCATCTGTTACGCTGGTGCTTCGGAGGAGCACATGATGCCTAGCGGCACGACGGAGACGCCTAACGGAGGTAGTGGGTCGGCCCATGGTCCGAATTGGGACTATAGTTGGGGGTGGGGTTCGAGCCCAACATCTGGATGGGGTTACGGGTCGGGTTCGGGGAAGTCCCCTGATGGGTTTGGAAAGGGTTCCGGTTATGGGTTTGGTTATGGGACCGGGACAGGAACCGGGACCGGGTATGGCTATGGAAGTGGTGGAGCTCGTGAGGGTGGTCATGGGAGTGGTGGAGGTTCTGGTGGAAATGGGGGCGGTGCTGGCGGTGGAAGTGGTGGCCCTGATGACCATTCAGCTTCGTTCTCCGACGGGAAAAACAAACATGGCTAA
- the LOC140825441 gene encoding peptide methionine sulfoxide reductase A1-like: protein MLLKTSSVVSLTLFSSIFKHPFSLPKLPLIKTFRSPCAPIPRPSTLFAAPRMSWLNKFGFGLRSASDSAIDSLSSIAQGPDDDISAPGQEVAQFGSGCFWGPELAYQRVPGVIKTEVGYTRGYLHNPTYEDVCKGTTNHSEVVRVQYDLKECSYDTLLDVFWARHDPTTPNRQGNDVGTQYRSGIYFYTPEQEKAALESRDRQQKLLNRKIITEILPAKKFYRAEEYHQQYLAKGGRFGYRQSSEKGCNDPIRCYG from the exons ATGCTTCTAAAAACCTCCTCCGTTGTCTCTCTTACCCTCTTCTCCTCCATCTTCAAACATCCTTTTTCCCTTCCCAAACTGCCCCTGATCAAAACCTTTAGATCCCCCTGTGCTCCCATCCCCAGGCCATCCACTCTCTTCGCCGCCCCGAGGATGAGCTGGCTCAACAAGTTCGGATTCGGTCTGCGCTCTGCCTCCGATTCCGCCATCGACTCCTTGTCTTCCATTGCGCAAGGCCCCGATGACGACATATCGGCTCCGGGTCAGGAGGTCGCCCAATTCGGGTCTGGTTGCTTCTGGGGCCCCGAATTGGCTTACCAGAGGGTGCCGGGTGTGATCAAGACGGAGGTTGGGTACACGCGCGGGTATTTGCATAATCCCACTTACGAGGATGTATGTAAGGGTACAACGAATCATTCGGAAGTGGTTCGGGTTCAGTATGATCTGAAAGAGTGCAGCTACGACACTTTGCTCGATGTTTTCTGGGCCAGGCATGACCCAACAACGCCCAATCGCCAA GGCAATGACGTAGGAACTCAGTACAGATCTGGAATATACTTCTATACTCCTGAGCAAGAAAAAGCAGCCCTCGAGTCGAGAGATAGGCAACAGAAACTCCTGAACAGGAAAATCATAACCGAGATACTTCCGGCCAAGAAATTTTACCGAGCGGAGGAGTATCACCAGCAGTACCTTGCAAAGGGTGGCCGATTTGGTTACAGGCAATCTAGTGAGAAGGGTTGCAATGACCCAATTCGATGCTATGGCTAA